In the Danio rerio strain Tuebingen ecotype United States chromosome 8, GRCz12tu, whole genome shotgun sequence genome, one interval contains:
- the LOC141375727 gene encoding E3 ubiquitin-protein ligase RBBP6-like isoform X1 — protein MSCVHYRFQSRLTYDSLQFEGLNISAGELKRQIMRSKRLKFCQLKISNAQTDEEYTDDALIPKNTSVIIRRIPAAGLKSSNRRFVGHQAGRWREPSPRADPSLLSLEQLLKTENLAEAKASEEDKLKAVMYQSSLCYYSSSEAMRLLGIPGHHIRHCPTNVGSRSAPHKRIRKSTGIPRSFLLEVDDPDRKGVMIDGSGRYVIPIIDAEAYAAEKRKRPSFSCQTEPLPSSSSAGAASSVRDAGGKRSRSPSSPETRGDQKRPRR, from the exons atgtcttgtgttcactacaggttccagagtcgactcacctacgactcgctccagtttgaaggcctcaacatcagcgcgggggagctgaagcggcagatcatgaggagcaagaggctgaagttctgccagctgaagatcagcaacgcccagactgatgaag aatacacagatgatgctctcatccctaaaaacacgtcggtcatcatcagacggatccctgcggcgggactgaagtcctcaaacagaagatttgttgg acatcaagctggacgctggcgtgaaccttcacctagagctgatccttcactcctctcactggagcagttgttgaag actgagaatctggctgaggcaaaggcgtcagaggaggacaagctgaaagcggtgatgtaccagtccagcctgtgctactactccagcag tgaggccatgaggctgcttgggatcccgggacaccacattaggcactgccccactaatgtg ggcagccgctccgcgccgcacaagcgcatccggaagagcacagggattccccgcagcttcctgttggaggtggacgacccagaccgaaagggagtcatgatagacggcagcggccgatacgtcattcccatcatagacgc tgaggcctatgctgctgagaagagaaagaggccgtccttctcctgccagaccgagcctttgccctcctcgtcctcagcaggtgcggcatcttcggtccgggacgccggagggaaacggtcccgctccccatcttcaccagagacgcgcggcgaccagaagagaccacgtcgctga
- the LOC141375727 gene encoding E3 ubiquitin-protein ligase RBBP6-like isoform X2 produces the protein MSCVHYRFQSRLTYDSLQFEGLNISAGELKRQIMRSKRLKFCQLKISNAQTDEEYTDDALIPKNTSVIIRRIPAAGLKSSNRRFVGHQAGRWREPSPRADPSLLSLEQLLKTENLAEAKASEEDKLKAVMYQSSLCYYSSRAAAPRRTSASGRAQGFPAASCWRWTTQTERES, from the exons atgtcttgtgttcactacaggttccagagtcgactcacctacgactcgctccagtttgaaggcctcaacatcagcgcgggggagctgaagcggcagatcatgaggagcaagaggctgaagttctgccagctgaagatcagcaacgcccagactgatgaag aatacacagatgatgctctcatccctaaaaacacgtcggtcatcatcagacggatccctgcggcgggactgaagtcctcaaacagaagatttgttgg acatcaagctggacgctggcgtgaaccttcacctagagctgatccttcactcctctcactggagcagttgttgaag actgagaatctggctgaggcaaaggcgtcagaggaggacaagctgaaagcggtgatgtaccagtccagcctgtgctactactccagcag ggcagccgctccgcgccgcacaagcgcatccggaagagcacagggattccccgcagcttcctgttggaggtggacgacccagaccgaaagggagtcatga